In Harpia harpyja isolate bHarHar1 chromosome 17, bHarHar1 primary haplotype, whole genome shotgun sequence, the genomic window AAATGGATGAGGTGGCTGGATTCCCTGGAGAAGCCCCAAGCAGAGCACAGGGCTGGGACTGTCCGGGCTGTCGTGCCTTTGCTTTTTGCCCAGTGCCTCTCTGCTGTCTCCCAGCGTACAGGACTGCATACAGTGAATGCTCGTGGCGTCCTGGCCGAGCTCACCCTGCCATCCCTGCAGGCACCTTCAGGGCTGCGTCTGCTTGACTGTGAGCTCGTGCCCCTGATGGTGTTACAGACCGCTGCCCGACTGTTGTAAACAGCCTCTGGGCCTGCCCAACATAGCAGGTTTCCTTAAAATGTCTTTGCGGCTGACTAATCGTAAAACTAAAAAGCCCCTGGAAGTCTTTCACAGGGAGTTTAATCtcatgctttttccttctgtcagctGATAACTGGCCTGTGGCACTAATGCAATTGCTGGGGATGATGTGAAAAGCACTTTGAAGGAATCACTTGCCAGGACAGGACGATGTTCTCTGGTCAGTAGATGCTGCTGCCCACAGCAATGAGCGAGGAGGAGCTGTGTAGGCTGGGGAGGGACAGagctgaaggagaaggaaggaaagataaGGCGAAGCTCAGCAAGCCCCAGGAGTTGTTcatcctttgctgcttctcttggtTTAGCATCTCACCTCACACCTGGGATGGGCATTTGAAACTGCCCTCGTGGGATGGTGCATCCAAACTGCTTTGGTGCTGAGGTACCGCAGGACTGATGCCACCAGTTCACCAGTCCACTCTGCTAATAGGGAATCTGGAAGCTGTGGCCGCAGAGCAGTTTACTGATGTTACAGCCTCCTCATTGCTTATGTCCATATTAACTGAGAGGGCATGTCCATGAACCAATTTGTACATAGCAGAACTAGAGTTGCAATTAGAGAACTTAGTTTAAAGTCAGGTCACCAGTTACAGCTGAAGGCAAAGCTCAGTACCTGACTGTATCACAGGCTTCTTGCGTGATTTTAAGTGCATCAATGCATCCTACAGTGCATCAGGACCCTGTTTGCAAAATTATACTAGTAAGAATACTTTTATTCTTTGACAGCCTCCCCTGTTAGTAGGAAACACCTTGGATCGAGATGCCCTGTCAAGTAGGAGGGTGGAAAACAGTCACCACTTTCGAAGATATAGTAACTGCAGGGAGTAATGGTATTGACCAGAGCTAAGGCTGGAAGAACTTATTGACAGTTTTATTTGGAGCACGCAGATAAGAGACAAGATAGTGCTCCTCAGATTTGTAGAGATGGTTGCCAAGAAGAAGACAAGAGGACAGACCTCATTCTGCACTCAGTGAGAGATCATCCCTGCAAGGCTGTTTCTTAGGGCTGAATTATTTTATGTGAACAAGCAATCTGATCAAGACAGCTCTACCAACAGTAGAAACGCTGCTTTGCCGGGACAGCTTATTTCTTTTGGGGTATGAGGTATGCTGTATATCAAAAGAACTCTTTTTTCTAGTATAAGCAGTATCTGCACTCAAGAATTTGTCAGTGGTAGTGCCTGATACAGCAAAACCATCAAACTTTTGCCATGCAGACAAGGTTTTATTGCATATTTCTGCTAGCAGTCTGAAAAAATAAGCATGGTTGCCTGTTTGGTTCTGCCTTTTATTTGGTGTACACCCCACTTCTGATTTGGTCAGGCTCAGAACTGTGCCCCAAAGCCACCCAGTTATTAAACTAAGAGACAGTCATCAGCCCCATACAGTAACAAGGCattcaaaatctaaaataaagtaaaagtgCTGTGTTGTCCTCTTCTTGGAGGGCCAGCAGATAAAATTAACATTGGATGGGTTTTGCACAGTACAGCCTGGTTCTAGATTCCCGCTGGCATCAGGTGGGACTGTCCACGTGGGTGACATGTCTGGCTTGTACTCCTCACAGGACTAAGGCTAGGAATAACACCGTGCTCTTGAGACCCATAACTCAGAAGTTGTGACTTCAAGGTGGATCCACTTTCCCTGATGATAGGGAATTGCACTAGAGATGGGAAATAGGAGAGCTTAGGCTCAGAACAGCATGGACAACAACAATGGACAATGATGATGGATAACAACTCTGAAGCTCTTTGCtaggacagacaagaaaggaGGCTCTTGCATTTAAATCATGGGCCCTAGATTTGGGAATGATCattcaatctttttttcccagtaagcCTCTGGTCCTTCCAGCTGGGGTGGATAATGCCTAGAGCTGTTCAGGATGAATCCCAGGAGTGCAGGGCACTAATGCACCATTAAGAGTCTGAAAACATGGTCAAGCTGGAGACTGCAAACTCTTTGAACATCACTGCCTGTCTTCCTGGGTCTGCAGCGTGTGTTCAGGCCCCAGCCTCCGGCAACCTCTGCAATGCTGGAAACCCGCAGCCGGGGAGAAGCTGTGCAGGCAGCTCCACCTGCGCTTGCAGCTGCAAATACAAGTGCATGGGTATGAGGTGATGCTTGCCCACTCAAAGGCAGAGGGGGGAAAGGGCCTCTTTTCCCCTTGGACAGGATCCAAAATTGCTATCTTTCCTTGcgcagcccagctccctccccaaaCCCAACCAATAGCTACGTGAACTGAGATTAGGACAAGCCGTTACTAGTGTATAAAAATCCCTGGGGCAGACTTCGGCTCCACTTCCTCATCATTGTTCAGGGAAGCCCCAGGCAAACCCTCTTGCTCGACACCATGGTGCACTGGACAGCCGAAGAGAAGCAGCTCATCACCGGCCTCTGGGGCAAGATCAATGTGGCCGACTGCGGTGCCGAGGCCCTGGCCAGGTAGGTCCAGCTCCCAGGCATCTGCTCAGCTGCACCCTGGACAGAGAAACCGTGGCAATTGCATTGGGGAGCATTAACGTGTCTGTGTCTGCTTGTGTCCCCCCTCcatctctccccaggctgctgatCGTCTACCCCTGGACCCAGAGGTTCTTCGCTTCCTTCGGGAACCTCTCCAGCCCCACCGCCATCCTTGGCAACCCCATGGTCCGCGCCCATGGCAAGAAAGTGCTCACCTCCTTCGGGGAAGCCGTCAAGAACCTGGACAACATCAAGAAAAGTTTTGCTCAGCTGAGCAAACTCCACTGTGACAAGCTGCATGTGGACCCCGAGAACTTCAGGGTGAGCTGTGCTCGGACTCCAGCCTCAGCTGGGCAAAGGTTTCTGTTCTCTGGAGAGGGCTTTAGGGGTCTCTGACAGTCAGTGAGACCTAGAGAGAAACCCTGAGGCTGCCTGAGCCTGGGAGCCTGCGGACGGCAGTGGTGGTagaggggaagggggagtgaATAGGCATGTTTGGGGAGAATAGAGACGAGTTATGGGGCTGGAATCTGTGAGAGGAGAGACCCAGGCAGGCAGGATCGATGGGGATGAAGCATAGAGTTGAATAGGTGCTGGTAGCAAGCAACGTTGGCTTGGAGCAGCCAGAGACCAGAAGGGAAGAAACCGAGACAGGGTTTGGAGGGAAGAGCTAAGCCTGGCTTTGAGGGAGTGGTTAAGccaggagagaaaataaacacagccACTTCAGCAGAAGGAGGGGATCTGAGCCAAGAGAAAGCAAGGTTGGGTAGGAATATGAAAGGAAAGGATAAATCCAGTCGAAGCAGAAGGGGGACACTGCACAGCAGGCAAAGGAAGGTGTTTGGGGAGTAGAATCCAGCACATCCAGGCATCCTGGTGAGTGCCAGAGATGCAGGCTGTGCAAGGAGCCTGGTCCTCTGCACGGGGCTGTGATAAATCTGTTCCTTGCTTTGCAATGAATTCCCCAATAACCGCTGTCCACGTGTGAACACCTGGGTGGTGTGATGGTGGGGGGCAGCACCGGGCTGACGGCTTCTCCTCCCTCCATTGCCAGCTCCTGGGTGACATCCTCATCATCGTCCTGGCCAGCCACTTCGGCAAGGACTTCACCCCCGCCTGCCAGTCCGCCTGGCAGAAGATGGTCCGGGTGGTGGCCCACGCGCTGGCCCACGAGTACCACTGAGCCTCCCACAAGCTTTTGTGCCTGGAGATGCTCCCAGCTCACAGGGAAACATCCTCTGGTTCTGCTGGTCTTTAATTGCCAAATAAACACCAACTACTTCAGCCATGAAGAGGTGTCTGCCTCTCTGTGGGAATGGGGTGGgcccaccccagggtgctggggaacAGGAAGGGGATGCTCACACACACGGGGTAGCACGAGCAACGGTCTTATCTATGAATTCATGCAAGTGAGACTCGTCTAAGCTGGAGAATCCAGGGGAACACTCAAgacaaaaaacaaatgaacacactacaaaatgcaaacagaaatactCCGGTGCTTTTTTGAGGCATCAGGTAACATTGTTACTGATGTACATTGCATCATTTGGTTTAATTACATCATTTGTAACTTCCTTCATggaaggaaaaatgctttttttgttgtttttagtcTAAACCATTATAGTTCTCAGATTATTAAAGGCAGAATGTAATAGACCCAACTACCTATTATGGCAAAAAATACGCCAAGAATGGTAATTTCATGTACAGGAAGGACAAAGCATCTGCTTTCACTGGCCCCTACATCTAACTTTCCATAAGCAAAACGAAATTCCCTGAACAGTCTCCATGCCACGCAGAGGACAGTGGCCCTCACCAGGCTCCTGTCCTCCTTTCAGACTCGCAGCATCCCCACAGCATTGAGAGTAGCTCAGGGACACATTTGGGGttcctgggtgtcctggtttcagctgggatagagttaattgtcttcctagtagctgataccgtgctatgttttgagttcagtatgcgaagaatgttgataacacactgatgttttcagttgttgctaagtagtgtgtagtctaaagtcaaggatttttcagcttctcatccccagctagcgagaaagctggaggggcacaagaatttgggaggggacacagccagggcagctgacccaaaccggccaacggagtattccataccgtgtgatgtcatgtccagtatataaactggggggagtgggggcggggaatcgccgctcgggggac contains:
- the LOC128153430 gene encoding hemoglobin subunit beta-like, which produces MVHWTAEEKQLITGLWGKINVADCGAEALARLLIVYPWTQRFFASFGNLSSPTAILGNPMVRAHGKKVLTSFGEAVKNLDNIKKSFAQLSKLHCDKLHVDPENFRLLGDILIIVLASHFGKDFTPACQSAWQKMVRVVAHALAHEYH